A segment of the Symmachiella macrocystis genome:
TGCGGTTGTGGGCCTATGTAATCGACACGGTCATTCGCGGGATCGTATTGTTCGTGGCGGCCATCGTGGCGGAGATCTCGGAAATGGCCATCGAAGGGGTGCCGATGGGCCTGTGGCTGGTGCTGTTGTTCCTCATGGAGTGGGGCTACTTCGCCATCTTCGAGGGGTTCTTTCGCGGCAAGACGATCGGCAAACATGCGATGAGCATCCGCGTGATTCAAGAAGCGGGCTATCCGATCAGTTTTTGGTCGGCGTTGATGCGCAACTTTCTCCGCGCGGCTGACATGATTCCACTCTACGGCATCGGCTTCATTTCCGCATTCACTTCCGGCAAGTTTCGACGACTGGGCGACCTGGCTGCGGGAACGGTTGTGATTGAGGAACGCAAAGTGCAGCTTCCGCGCGAACCGATCATCCTAGAAAAAATTCAACCGCTGTCCCGCACGGACATCGGCACCTACGTTCCACCACACAAAACGTTGACATTGATCGAAGAATTCTTACAGCGGCGGTTCGTCGTTACGCATCAACGGGGCCACGAATTGGCGGCGCGTTTGGCAGCGGTCTTAGCGAAGAAACTCAACTTCCAAGGGGAAGCAAATTTTGTTGAGGAATACCCCATGGCTTTTTTAGCGCGCGTCTACGTGACATTCCATCGCACCATGAACAACGACGCCGACGAAATCCATGACCACCACCCAGACCAGCGACAACAGGCCGTCGCCGGCGAGGCCATGTTTACGTCACCGTAACGCGTTCCCAAACGGAGATTGGGAACGAGTAGTAAAGCATTTTGGAACGTTTTTAACTTGCCCATCGCGTCACACGAAGCGGATTTGCCTGCATGATTAGCAAACGGGAATATCGACGCAAGCGCCAAGCGGACTGGACCCGCTTTGAGGCGTTGATCCACAAGGTGGACAATAAAGGCTGGAAAAAGTTATCCGGAAACGATGCCTCACAGTTCTCGCAGCTATTCCGTGAAGTCTGCCACGACTTATCCATCGTCCGCACGCGCGATTGGGGAGCAGGCTTGACCTCCTACCTGAACGATTTGGTCACCAAGGGGCACAACATTTTCTATAAGGCCCCGCCGACGCGTAGCCACGATTTTTTCGCCTTCCTCTCCAGAGGTTTCCCCCGCATTTTTCGCCGGAACATCGGCTTTTTCATCACCGCAGCTGCAATGTTCTTTCTGCCGCTATTGATCACGTGGATCGTCGTGCAAAATCGGCCGGAGCTGGCCACCCGCATTCTGCCTGTGCAACAACTCGACCAGATGGAAGACATGTACGCCGAGGCTGAGTTTGAAGAGTTCGGGACCGACCGCGCGGCAATGGGGGGATTTTATGTCATGAACAATGTCGGCATCGCACTGCGGTGTTTCGCCATGGGAGTCTTATTGGGCACCGGCACGGTCTACCTGCTGTTGACCAACGGCATCGTCATCGGTGCGACGTTCGGTTATCTCATCGGCAAAGGGCACGGTGAAAACCTCTTGAGTTTCGTCGTCTCACACGGGTCGTTTGAATTGACCGCCATCGCTGTCGCCGGTGGCGCCGGACTGATGCTGGGCGAGGCCATCGTGCATCCCGGCCAGCGGACGCGGATTGATTCGCTCAGAACCCGCGGACTCGAAGCAGTGCAAATCGCCGGCGGCGCCGCTGTGATGTTGATGGTGGCCGCCATGATCGAAGCCTTCTGGTCGCCGGCGCCCATAGCGGATGAAATCAAATATACCGCCGGCGGCATGCTGTGGCTGTTAGTGATTTTGTATCTCACACTCGCGGGTCGCGGCGAGGAGGTGGCATGAGGTTCGATCACGTCCGTATCCGCCTAGAACCGCTGAGCGTTTCCAATTGCCTCGACATGGCTGTGCTATTCTACCGCCAATATTTTAAGCCAATCGCTCAGTTGCTGGCCCTGTTTGCTTTGCCTTGTTGCGTCGCAGTTTATGTGATGGTGTACTTCTACGAATACGATTTGCGCCTGCCGGCGCTGTTGTTTTTCGTCCTCAGTTCCCCCCTGGGCATTTTGCTCATCAGTGGCACGGCCGCAGCGTCGTTCGGCGAACCGTTCTCCTGGCGGCGCGTGTTGAAACAGAAACCGGGCCGATTGATCAGCCTGTTCTTTCGAGGACTGTTGTTGCGGGCGGCTGTGGGCTCGGTGATCCTGATGTTCTTTCTTGAAGATTGGGACCTCGCAATTCGAGTGCTACTGGGCTTTGTGTTGTGCCTGTTTCCCGGCGTGTGGTTGGCCATTCGTTCCGGATTTCTCGTGGAGCGGACCGTGTTGGCGGACTTGTCGCATCATGTGCACGAAACGCGGGGCAGCAAATTGATTCATAAGCAGTTTGGCGAACTGTTGATCGGCGGTGGCATGATTGTGGGATATTGTGCGTTGTTGTGGTTGGTGTTCTTTTTGGTCTTTGATTTGGCGATCAATTTTTTGTTTCACATTCCCATTTTCTTCCCACGACTTGGCCCCGACGGTGACATGGGCTTTTTGTTATGGGGTGACCCCAAGGTGCTCTGCTTGATCACGTTTTGCGCCTTTTTGGTCTATCCCTTGGGGCGTTTGGCGTGGTTCTTCACCTACATCGACCTCCGCGTCCGCCGCGATTGCTGGGATATGGAATTGGAATTGGCGCAGGAAGCCGATCGACTGGAGGCCACGTCATGATCACGCTGACAAACCGCGCGCTGGCCTGCGTTTGTTGGTTGGTCCTGATCGCGCTGGCGGCTGCTCCGCTCAACGCACAGGACGGACCGCAGCCGACCGCATTCGAAGATCCCAATGTCGTCCGCGACGAGATCGAGGATATTTTCTCCACACCGGAATTTCGCCGATTGAAGTACGATCGCAGCGACGCTGAAATCACGGATTCGGAATTCAAACCGGCCGAATTGCCCGATTGGGTCAAGAGAACCACCGAGGCAATCGGCAGTGTACTGGGACCGATGTTGTCCTATATGTTTTGGATCGTCGTCGCCGTGCTCTGCGGGTTGATTGTCTATGTGGTCTACGTGGGGATTACGTCGATAAAGCGCCGTTCCAAAAAGGAAGACTGGCTGCCTGATGATTTTGAGGAAGGGGATGCTGCCCTCTCCCCAGCGGAATTGTCGGCCGACGTTTACCTGAATCGCGCCGCTGAATTGGCCGCCGCCGGCAATACGCGCGAAGCCATTGCCCAACTATTATTAGGAGCGATGAGCTACATCGAACGGGAAGGCTTGATTCGATTTCGTCGCGGATTGACGTGTCGCGACTATCTCCGTGCGGTGCGTTCGCGAAATGAGTTGTATGCAGCGCTGGGCCAGATCGTAGGGATCTACGAGCCAATCTGTTTCGGCCGCCGCGATGTGCTTCCCGAACATTACGAAACGTCGCTGGACAATTATCTGGGGGCGTTTCATGCGACGTAACGCGTCCACATTCTGGTCCTGGTTGTGGCAGGCCGGATTGATAGCGGTGATCTCGCTGCATTTCTGGTTTCCGCGCTATTCGCAGCAACCGTTGAACGATACCTACAGCACCGAACGCGCGGGCAAAAAGGCGTTTTTCCTGCTGGAGCAACGAAGATTTGTCGAAGCCCGCCGCAATGATCTTTCGCCGGCCAGCGTTGTGGAAGAGATGTACGACGACGACGTTTTCTGCCTGCTCGGCCCGAGTCGGCAACCCGATCAACGCGAATGGAAGGTGTTGTTGGATTGGGTCGAGCAAGGTGGCTCGCTGATCATCGCACCCGCCTATGGTGCTCCGTCATTAAAGATTGACGAGCTAGGGCTGCAGGTCGAACCGCTGTTCGATTTTGATATTAATCTTGGAGAAATGCTGGAGCAGGTGCAGGAACAAAATCAGGAAGAGGAACCGCAGCCGGTACAGACCACGCTATTTGGCGGCGGCGAGCTGCGCTGGCGATCGACTGGGAAGGTCACCGGCGACGGGGGCGAGGTTATTGTTGAGTTTGACGACGCGGCGCAAGCCGTGTTGAAACCGTATGGCTCGGGCCGCGTCTTATTGCTTGCCTCAGATGAGATTTTTTCCAATGGATCGTTGGCGTATAAGGACAACGGCATCTTGGCGCAGCGGTTGGTGGAATCAGTCGCCTCGCCGGAGAGTCATGTCATTTTCGACGAATATTACAACTCGATCGGCGCGCCGAAGGTCGTGGGTTTGTTATTCGATCCCTTATTGCGTCCGTTGACAGTGCAGTTGTTGGCCTTGTTGCTGTTGTTTGTTTGGTACGGCTCACGGCGATTCGGTCGGCAACTTCCAGCGTTGTATAAACCGCGACACAATATCGTGGACCACACCGACGCACTGGGGAACATGTATTATCGTACGGGTGACGGCCGTATGGCTCTGCGCGACTATTACGAACAGTTGCGCAAGGATCTGCAGTTTCGTCATATGTCGCTCACTGACAACCAAGCTCTGGAAACACTGGCCCGCCGCGCGGATCAGGAACCGCAACAGGTGCGAGACCTACTCGCGCGCGCTAACAGTGCAATCAATGGATCCAAATTAAAACGCCGCGCCGCCGCGGAAATCATCCGCGATCTCGCCACATTGCGCGCTGGAATTCTCCGCAAACAAAGCGTACGAGCGAAAAGCTAAACTGTGGTGGTGAGGATTCTTAGCCACAGATTGAACACAGATAAAACGCAGATTAACGGGAGTCAAACCTAAGCCCCCAAACCGACGGCTTGCCGTCGTGCACGGCGCTCCTAATGAATTCAGCGCTTCATCACGATTGATTACTAGGATGGGGTGCCACTGGCTTTGCCAGTGCGATTTCCCGTGTGTGCGATATTTGCGAAACACTGGCATAGCCAGTGGCACCCTCGTTTTTTATGTTTGACGATTAAGGTGCGCATAAAAAAACCGACGAGAACTTGCTTTGGTTCTCGCCCGTTTTAGATTTCTCAATGTCAGTTCATCGAGGAA
Coding sequences within it:
- a CDS encoding stage II sporulation protein M, encoding MISKREYRRKRQADWTRFEALIHKVDNKGWKKLSGNDASQFSQLFREVCHDLSIVRTRDWGAGLTSYLNDLVTKGHNIFYKAPPTRSHDFFAFLSRGFPRIFRRNIGFFITAAAMFFLPLLITWIVVQNRPELATRILPVQQLDQMEDMYAEAEFEEFGTDRAAMGGFYVMNNVGIALRCFAMGVLLGTGTVYLLLTNGIVIGATFGYLIGKGHGENLLSFVVSHGSFELTAIAVAGGAGLMLGEAIVHPGQRTRIDSLRTRGLEAVQIAGGAAVMLMVAAMIEAFWSPAPIADEIKYTAGGMLWLLVILYLTLAGRGEEVA
- a CDS encoding DUF4129 domain-containing protein, whose translation is MITLTNRALACVCWLVLIALAAAPLNAQDGPQPTAFEDPNVVRDEIEDIFSTPEFRRLKYDRSDAEITDSEFKPAELPDWVKRTTEAIGSVLGPMLSYMFWIVVAVLCGLIVYVVYVGITSIKRRSKKEDWLPDDFEEGDAALSPAELSADVYLNRAAELAAAGNTREAIAQLLLGAMSYIEREGLIRFRRGLTCRDYLRAVRSRNELYAALGQIVGIYEPICFGRRDVLPEHYETSLDNYLGAFHAT
- a CDS encoding DUF4350 domain-containing protein, with amino-acid sequence MRRNASTFWSWLWQAGLIAVISLHFWFPRYSQQPLNDTYSTERAGKKAFFLLEQRRFVEARRNDLSPASVVEEMYDDDVFCLLGPSRQPDQREWKVLLDWVEQGGSLIIAPAYGAPSLKIDELGLQVEPLFDFDINLGEMLEQVQEQNQEEEPQPVQTTLFGGGELRWRSTGKVTGDGGEVIVEFDDAAQAVLKPYGSGRVLLLASDEIFSNGSLAYKDNGILAQRLVESVASPESHVIFDEYYNSIGAPKVVGLLFDPLLRPLTVQLLALLLLFVWYGSRRFGRQLPALYKPRHNIVDHTDALGNMYYRTGDGRMALRDYYEQLRKDLQFRHMSLTDNQALETLARRADQEPQQVRDLLARANSAINGSKLKRRAAAEIIRDLATLRAGILRKQSVRAKS
- a CDS encoding RDD family protein, whose translation is MSSLDLTSSDVPAIVELHSAIETPENVVLTYRLAGPALRLWAYVIDTVIRGIVLFVAAIVAEISEMAIEGVPMGLWLVLLFLMEWGYFAIFEGFFRGKTIGKHAMSIRVIQEAGYPISFWSALMRNFLRAADMIPLYGIGFISAFTSGKFRRLGDLAAGTVVIEERKVQLPREPIILEKIQPLSRTDIGTYVPPHKTLTLIEEFLQRRFVVTHQRGHELAARLAAVLAKKLNFQGEANFVEEYPMAFLARVYVTFHRTMNNDADEIHDHHPDQRQQAVAGEAMFTSP